A genomic window from Uloborus diversus isolate 005 unplaced genomic scaffold, Udiv.v.3.1 scaffold_1005, whole genome shotgun sequence includes:
- the LOC129232048 gene encoding tripartite motif-containing protein 2-like, whose translation MTSSTLVETVSIDYEDFSESFLTCGTCLCTYDGQEHTPKLLPCSHTVCRSCLERIAAGNGVRDAGSFRCPICRETIPLPRGGVNALPPSFLVNQLLDLMSRQRREVIPKCSVHSSQELLFCETCDCVFCRVCTTGAHGNGTESGQHTVIPFSIAIKRMSEILLYKAHLCISKLNRAAENVNDEITKLDASAEDTFDSIDRSIQEITSAIEHRRTELVELVKKLRNNKKKILVDQLSIIETEKEKVEQQCNGLQYQVEVRNITNKISDLNKKLDSLNAIMEPRENAFLKYEHDHNSASSDIEKALKEFGRVRSSTTYPALCSALVASCSAHLETIACITAYDYHGTRQTDGGDPVVIDLRYENGDSVKTHLLDRNNGMYDVSFLPEQPGNYKLNVTVFDRPIKDSPFHFVASEHINPISKYGLRGSGDIHFLQPVGLAMSNCEKLFILDTGNSRIKVLKKDFELIGHIVNLGMEERSGTGIALSLKNTLLIVNWRTKYITEIDTEGSFIQKFTHPDFVEPIDLAVNSKGHILVADNGASSVFVFESTGNFIQKFGKKGNEPGMFNLMTSITVGPQEEIIVSDSRIQVFSSAGKYLREIYSEGKGKSHYGGIIYDGKGNLLATKCEKNGSFVQVFSYQSGNLQFSIDSHESKLKRPSGLEVTKNYHVIVVDLGNDCIKKFRYR comes from the coding sequence ATGACCTCTTCCACGCTTGTAGAGACGGTGTCCATCGACTATGAGGACTTCAGCGAAAGTTTTCTCACATGTGGTACATGTCTGTGCACTTATGATGGCCAAGAACACACACCAAAGTTGCTTCCCTGCTCCCATACGGTCTGCCGCAGCTGTCTCGAAAGAATAGCTGCTGGGAACGGTGTCAGGGATGCTGGATCTTTCCGCTGTCCGATTTGCCGAGAGACTATACCTCTTCCGCGAGGTGGGGTGAATGCCTTACCTCCAAGTTTTCTGGTCAATCAACTCCTTGATCTTATGTCTCGGCAGAGAAGAGAAGTGATCCCCAAATGCTCTGTTCACTCAAGTCAAGAGCTTCTTTTCTGTGAAACATGTGATTGTGTATTCTGCAGAGTCTGCACTACAGGAGCGCACGGAAATGGCACTGAGAGTGGCCAGCACACTGTCATACCATTTTCCATCGCTATCAAAAGAATGTCGGAGATACTGCTGTACAAAGCACACTTATGTATCAGTAAATTAAACAGGGCTGCAGAAAATGTTAATGATGAAATTACGAAGCTTGATGCTAGTGCTGAAGACACATTTGACAGCATTGATAGATCCATCCAAGAAATTACTAGTGCTATTGAGCATAGGAGAACTGAACTTGTGGAATTGGTCAAAAAACTTAggaacaataaaaagaaaatccttGTTGATCAGCTGTctataattgaaactgaaaaggaAAAAGTGGAACAGCAGTGCAATGGTTTGCAGTATCAAGTTGAAGTTCGCaatataacaaataaaataagcgACCTGAATAAAAAACTTGATTCTTTAAATGCTATAATGGAACCCAGAGAAAATGCATTTCTCAAATATGAACATGATCATAACTCTGCTTCTAGTGACATCGAAAAAGCTCTTAAAGAGTTTGGCCGTGTGCGCTCCAGTACGACTTACCCTGCCTTGTGCTCTGCTTTAGTGGCAAGTTGTTCTGCCCATTTGGAAACTATTGCATGCATCACAGCATATGATTACCATGGAACAAGACAGACTGATGGAGGCGATCCTGTAGTGATTGATTTGAGGTACGAAAATGGTGATAGTGTAAAAACACATTTACTGGATCGGAACAATGGAATGTACGATGTCAGTTTCCTCCCCGAGCAACCGGGCAACTACAAACTTAATGTCACTGTGTTTGATCGTCCAATCAAAGATAGTCCTTTTCATTTTGTTGCATCGGAGCACATAAATCCTATTTCTAAATATGGCTTGCGTGGGAGTGGGGATATCCATTTCCTGCAGCCTGTTGGTCTTGCCATGTCAAATTGCGAAAAATTGTTCATTCTTGATACTGGAAACAGCCGCATTAAAGTGTTGAAGAAAGATTTTGAATTGATCGGCCATATTGTCAATTTGGGTATGGAAGAGCGTAGTGGCACTGGCATTGCTTTATCATTGAAAAATACTTTGCTGATTGTAAATTGGAGAACAAAATATATTACCGAAATAGACACAGAAGgttcatttattcaaaaatttactcACCCCGATTTTGTGGAGCCCATAGATTTGGCAGTCAACAGTAAAGGGCACATATTAGTTGCCGATAATGGTGCTTCTTCTGTTTTTGTCTTCGAGTCAACAGGCAACTTCATTCAGAAATTTGGGAAAAAAGGTAATGAACCAGGGATGTTTAACTTAATGACTTCAATAACAGTTGGGCCACAGGAAGAAATAATTGTTAGTGATTCAAGGATTCAAGTCTTTTCAAGTGCTGGGAAATACCTGAGGGAGATTTATTCTGAAGGAAAAGGGAAAAGTCACTATGGCGGCATCATTTATGATGGCAAAGGCAACCTCTTAGCCACAAAGTGTgaaaaaaatggcagttttgtcCAAGTGTTCAGCTACCAGTCTGGTAATTTGCAGTTTTCTATTGATAGTCATGAGTCCAAGTTGAAGAGACCAAGTGGTTTAGAAGTCACAAAGAATTATCATGTAATAGTTGTTGATCTAGGAAatgattgcattaaaaaatttagaTACCGATAG